In the genome of Tropicibacter oceani, one region contains:
- a CDS encoding GGDEF domain-containing protein, whose product MIPDISDCPIGIGVVGLDGSFLWGSTRLREELGLVPESALDFRFQDITFAEDLDEDLRNLELLLSGQQSQYQMEKRYVIGNQAPFWASLSVSLKRDQWGKPKHFISCVQNIDDRKAREAVLEKLAWQDELTGLPNRHAFVESARQALENHRPGKGLLVVAFADMNGLKDINDTRGHAIGDMAICAMGKALTDQIGSDGFVARLGGDEFGIVVTGCGAGAIRMMLDGCLSLEVQLQGDKQMLSASIGFAIFGADGTDLDRLLSVADQRMYDRKVPFRPDQRQRRPVSRMGL is encoded by the coding sequence GTGATCCCAGATATTTCAGATTGTCCAATCGGTATCGGGGTCGTCGGCCTTGACGGGTCGTTCCTTTGGGGATCGACCCGCTTGCGCGAAGAACTGGGCCTTGTGCCGGAATCGGCATTGGATTTCCGGTTTCAGGACATCACCTTTGCCGAAGATCTGGACGAGGACCTGCGCAACCTCGAACTTTTGTTGTCTGGTCAGCAAAGCCAGTACCAGATGGAAAAACGCTATGTCATCGGCAACCAGGCGCCGTTCTGGGCCAGCCTGTCGGTCAGTCTGAAACGTGACCAATGGGGCAAGCCCAAGCATTTCATTTCCTGCGTGCAGAACATCGACGACCGCAAGGCCCGCGAGGCGGTGCTTGAAAAACTGGCCTGGCAGGACGAGCTTACGGGGCTGCCAAACCGGCACGCCTTTGTCGAAAGCGCGCGTCAGGCGCTTGAAAACCACCGCCCGGGCAAGGGGCTGTTGGTCGTGGCTTTTGCCGACATGAACGGGCTGAAGGACATCAACGATACCCGGGGCCATGCGATTGGCGACATGGCCATCTGCGCGATGGGCAAGGCTCTGACCGATCAGATCGGCTCTGACGGCTTTGTCGCGCGGCTGGGCGGGGATGAATTCGGGATTGTGGTGACTGGCTGCGGTGCCGGGGCCATCCGCATGATGCTGGATGGCTGTCTGTCGCTCGAGGTGCAGCTGCAAGGCGACAAACAGATGCTGAGTGCAAGTATCGGATTTGCCATTTTCGGGGCCGATGGCACCGATCTGGACAGGCTTCTGAGCGTGGCGGACCAGCGCATGTACGACCGCAAAGTGCCGTTCCGCCCCGATCAGCGACAGCGACGCCCGGTTTCACGCATGGGCCTTTAG
- a CDS encoding acyl-CoA dehydrogenase family protein: MDFALSEEQTAIFDMAHAFGQEHIAPHAQEWEAAGTIPKELWPQLAELGFGGLYVSEEAGGSGLSRLDATLVFEALSMACPSVAAFLSIHNMCARMIDSFASPEMKDRILPRALSMETVLSYCLTEPGSGSDAAALKTRAEKTNEGYRLNGTKAFISGGGYSDAYVVMARTGDDGPKGISALYVEAGTPGLSFGGLERKMGWQSQPTRQVQFDDCTVPHHNLIGDEGQGFKYAMAGLDGGRLNIAACSLGAAQTGLNMTLQYMSERKAFGQTIDQFQALQFRLADMEIELQAARTFLRQAAWKLDTKAPDATKFCAMAKKFVTEAGSRTVDQCLQLHGGYGYLADYGIEKLVRDLRVHQILEGTNEIMRLITARHMLAR; the protein is encoded by the coding sequence ATGGATTTCGCACTGAGTGAGGAACAAACCGCCATCTTCGACATGGCCCATGCTTTCGGGCAGGAACATATCGCCCCCCACGCGCAGGAATGGGAGGCCGCCGGCACCATCCCCAAAGAGCTTTGGCCGCAACTGGCGGAATTGGGCTTTGGCGGGCTCTACGTCTCCGAAGAGGCTGGGGGTTCGGGCCTCAGCCGCCTTGACGCCACCCTGGTCTTCGAGGCGCTGTCGATGGCCTGCCCTTCGGTCGCCGCCTTCCTGTCGATCCACAACATGTGCGCCCGGATGATCGACAGCTTTGCCAGCCCTGAAATGAAGGACCGCATCCTGCCCCGCGCGCTGAGCATGGAAACCGTGCTGTCCTACTGCCTGACCGAACCGGGCTCCGGCTCGGACGCGGCGGCGCTGAAAACCCGCGCGGAAAAGACCAACGAAGGCTACCGCCTGAACGGGACCAAGGCCTTCATCTCGGGCGGCGGCTATTCCGATGCCTATGTGGTCATGGCACGCACCGGCGACGACGGCCCCAAGGGCATCTCGGCCCTCTATGTCGAGGCCGGCACACCCGGCCTGTCCTTTGGGGGGCTCGAACGCAAGATGGGTTGGCAGTCGCAGCCCACCCGCCAGGTGCAATTCGACGACTGCACCGTGCCGCATCACAACCTGATCGGTGACGAAGGCCAGGGTTTCAAATACGCCATGGCAGGCCTTGACGGCGGGCGCCTGAACATCGCCGCCTGTTCGCTCGGCGCGGCGCAGACCGGCCTGAACATGACCCTCCAATACATGTCCGAACGCAAGGCCTTCGGACAGACCATCGACCAGTTCCAGGCGCTGCAATTCCGCCTTGCCGATATGGAGATCGAACTGCAGGCCGCCCGCACCTTTCTGCGTCAGGCCGCCTGGAAGCTCGATACAAAGGCCCCCGACGCCACGAAATTCTGCGCCATGGCCAAGAAATTCGTGACCGAGGCCGGCAGCAGAACGGTCGATCAATGCCTGCAACTGCACGGAGGCTATGGCTATCTGGCCGACTACGGCATCGAAAAGCTGGTCCGCGACCTGCGGGTGCACCAGATCCTCGAAGGCACCAATGAAATCATGCGGCTGATCACCGCGCGCCACATGCTGGCCCGGTGA
- a CDS encoding YgaP family membrane protein: protein MLKNNVGGIDKIARIVIGALLILGALMGYGVWMWIGIIPLATGLMGSCLLYSLVGINTCPMKK from the coding sequence ATGCTCAAGAACAATGTTGGCGGCATCGACAAGATTGCCCGTATCGTCATCGGCGCCCTGCTGATCCTTGGTGCCCTGATGGGCTATGGCGTCTGGATGTGGATCGGGATCATCCCCTTGGCCACCGGCCTGATGGGCAGCTGCCTGCTGTATTCGCTGGTCGGCATCAACACCTGCCCGATGAAGAAATAA
- a CDS encoding carboxylate-amine ligase, producing the protein MREPDFTLGIEEEYLLVDQGSLALTEAPAGLMEDCAAELEGQVSPEFLQCQIEIGTKPCADIAAARDDLKRLRSAVSKHAGKRGLSPIAASCHPLADWKTQHHTDKQRYNELSRDLGGVVRRLLICGMHVHVGIDDDAVRADLMRQMSYFLPHLLALSTSSPFWQGADTGLASYRISVFDNLPRTGLPPQFESWSDYERSVQILVDLGVIEDSSRIWWDLRPSSRFPTLETRIMDVQPRLEHALTLAALNQCLLRMLWRLRIKNQRWRIYDRFLIGENRWRAQRYGVSEGLIDFGAAQIVDFPALIDEMIELVEQDAGILRCLPEIERAREIAIEGNSTTRQRAVLAQAKADGQDHEDQMRAVVRHLIDEFHADL; encoded by the coding sequence ATGCGGGAACCGGACTTTACACTGGGCATCGAGGAAGAATACCTGCTGGTCGATCAAGGCAGCCTGGCGCTGACCGAGGCCCCGGCCGGTTTGATGGAGGATTGCGCCGCCGAACTGGAAGGCCAGGTCAGCCCCGAATTCCTGCAATGCCAGATCGAGATCGGTACCAAGCCCTGCGCCGATATCGCCGCCGCGCGCGATGATCTGAAACGGCTGCGCAGCGCCGTGTCCAAACACGCCGGCAAGCGGGGCCTGTCGCCCATCGCGGCCTCGTGCCACCCGCTGGCCGACTGGAAGACCCAGCATCACACCGACAAGCAACGCTATAACGAGCTGAGCCGCGATCTGGGCGGCGTGGTGCGCCGGCTGCTGATCTGCGGCATGCATGTGCATGTGGGCATCGACGATGATGCTGTGCGCGCCGACCTGATGCGGCAGATGAGCTATTTCCTGCCGCATCTGCTGGCCCTGTCCACCTCCTCTCCTTTCTGGCAAGGGGCCGATACCGGGCTGGCCTCTTACCGGATTTCGGTCTTTGACAACCTGCCACGCACCGGCCTGCCGCCGCAGTTCGAAAGCTGGTCGGACTACGAACGCTCGGTGCAGATCCTGGTCGATCTGGGGGTGATCGAGGACAGCAGCCGCATCTGGTGGGACCTGCGCCCCTCGTCGCGGTTTCCGACGCTGGAAACCCGGATCATGGATGTGCAGCCGCGGCTGGAACATGCGCTGACGCTGGCGGCGCTGAACCAGTGCCTGCTGCGCATGCTGTGGCGGCTGCGGATCAAGAACCAGCGCTGGCGCATCTATGACCGCTTTTTGATCGGCGAAAACCGCTGGCGGGCGCAGCGCTATGGGGTTTCGGAGGGGTTGATCGACTTTGGCGCGGCGCAGATCGTGGATTTCCCTGCCTTGATCGACGAGATGATCGAACTGGTGGAACAGGATGCCGGCATCCTGCGCTGCCTGCCGGAAATCGAACGCGCCCGCGAGATCGCCATCGAAGGCAACAGCACGACGCGCCAGCGCGCGGTCCTGGCGCAGGCCAAGGCAGACGGGCAAGATCACGAAGACCAGATGCGCGCCGTGGTGCGCCATCTGATCGACGAGTTCCACGCCGATCTGTAG
- a CDS encoding glycosyltransferase codes for MKIAIATSDYFVMGETFINRHIEHMFGGDTVVLCGRFNGEDPYGKPIFQRRGRLSLRDRLTAPFAALSGALLHGTSRLPYGDNRAQLAGFLRQHGVKAILAEFGTQALVVAKLGNDLGIPVFTYWRGTDASAALTSRQRVRSYRLMMPRLAGMFSVSQFLLDNLAAHGVRHGNAHVVPSGVDIRRFCPGEKRPLSFLAVGRMVEKKAPQITLRAFAKAAKGGAAHLTFIGDGPLLDSSKALAAELGVADQITFAGALPHDQVRRHLQTTEVFLQHSVTARNGNTEGLPTAIQEALACGCITLSTRHAGIPEAVEDGVNGLLVDEWDEAGFAERIAQIIAMPDRSTLGAAARATAIEKFDNAQGLHRVETVIRNTVADRL; via the coding sequence ATGAAGATCGCAATCGCCACATCGGATTACTTCGTGATGGGGGAAACCTTCATCAACCGCCATATCGAACACATGTTCGGCGGCGACACCGTGGTGCTGTGCGGGCGGTTCAACGGGGAAGACCCTTATGGCAAGCCGATCTTTCAGCGGCGTGGCAGGCTGTCCTTGCGTGACCGGCTGACGGCGCCTTTTGCCGCCCTGTCCGGCGCCCTGCTGCATGGCACGTCGCGCCTGCCCTATGGTGACAACAGGGCGCAACTGGCCGGGTTTCTCAGGCAGCACGGGGTCAAGGCGATCCTGGCCGAATTCGGCACCCAGGCGCTGGTGGTGGCCAAGCTGGGCAATGACCTGGGCATTCCGGTCTTTACCTATTGGCGCGGCACCGATGCCTCAGCGGCGCTGACCTCGCGGCAGCGGGTGCGGTCCTATCGGTTGATGATGCCGCGCCTTGCGGGGATGTTTTCGGTCAGCCAGTTCCTGCTGGACAACCTGGCCGCGCATGGGGTGCGGCACGGCAATGCGCATGTGGTGCCCTCGGGGGTGGATATCCGCCGCTTTTGTCCCGGCGAAAAGCGCCCGCTGTCGTTTCTGGCGGTCGGCCGCATGGTCGAAAAGAAAGCGCCGCAGATTACCCTGCGCGCCTTTGCCAAGGCCGCGAAGGGGGGCGCCGCGCATCTGACCTTTATCGGCGACGGGCCTTTGCTGGACAGCTCAAAAGCGCTGGCCGCCGAGCTGGGCGTCGCTGACCAGATCACCTTTGCCGGTGCCCTGCCCCATGACCAGGTGCGCAGGCATTTGCAGACAACTGAGGTGTTCCTGCAGCATTCGGTCACTGCCCGCAACGGCAATACCGAGGGCCTGCCCACCGCCATCCAGGAGGCCCTGGCCTGCGGCTGCATCACCCTGTCCACCCGCCACGCCGGCATCCCCGAGGCGGTCGAGGATGGCGTCAACGGCCTGCTGGTCGATGAATGGGACGAGGCCGGCTTTGCCGAGCGCATCGCGCAGATCATCGCAATGCCCGACCGCAGCACCCTGGGCGCCGCCGCCCGCGCCACCGCCATCGAAAAGTTCGACAATGCCCAGGGCCTGCACCGGGTCGAAACCGTCATCCGCAATACTGTCGCGGACCGCCTGTAA
- the uvrA gene encoding excinuclease ABC subunit UvrA, translating into MPELKYIEVRGAREHNLKSIDVDIPRDELVVITGLSGSGKSSLAFDTIYAEGQRRYVESLSAYARQFLDMMEKPDVDHISGLSPAISIEQKTTSKNPRSTVGTVTEIYDYLRLLFARVGTPYSPATGMPIEAQQVQDMVDRVMALEEGTRAYLLAPIVRDRKGEYRKEFLELRKQGFQRVKVDGELHELDNPPTLDKKFRHDIDVVVDRIVVREGMETRLADSFRTALDLADGIAILETAPKEGDPERLTFSENFACPVSGFTIPEIEPRLFSFNAPFGACPDCDGLGVELFFDERLVVPDQTLKISDGALAPWRKGKSPYFLQTIDAIAKHYEFDKKARWKDLPAHVQQVFLYGSGDEEIQFRYDEGGRVYQVSRAFEGVIPNMERRYRETDSNWIREEFERYQNNRSCGTCGGYRLREEALAVKIGPSGDKDKLLHVGQVVQMSIREAFEWCGSVPGDLTKQKNEIARAILKEIRERLGFLNNVGLEYLTLSRNAGTLSGGESQRIRLASQIGSGLTGVLYVLDEPSIGLHQRDNSRLLDTLKNLRDQGNTVIVVEHDEEAIREADYVFDIGPGAGVHGGQVVAKGTPAEIIADPASLTGQYLSGAREIAVPSERRKGNKKQIKVVKATGNNLREVTAEFPLAKFVCVTGVSGGGKSTLTIETLFKTASMALNGARQTPAPCETIKGLEHLDKVIDIDQRPIGRTPRSNPATYTGAFTPIRDWFAGLPEAKARGYKPGRFSFNVKGGRCEACQGDGVIKIEMHFLPDVYVECETCKGKRYNRETLEIRFKGKSIADVLDMTVEEAQEFFKAVPSIRDKMDALMRVGLGYIKVGQQATTLSGGEAQRVKLSKELAKRSTGRTLYILDEPTTGLHFEDVRKLLEVLHELVDQGNSVVVIEHNLDVIKTADWLIDIGPEGGDGGGEIVAVGTPEQVAQVERSHTGRYLKPMLDARKVAAE; encoded by the coding sequence ATGCCTGAGTTGAAGTACATCGAAGTGCGCGGCGCGCGCGAACACAACCTCAAGTCCATCGACGTGGATATTCCGCGCGATGAGCTGGTGGTGATCACCGGGCTGTCGGGCTCGGGCAAGTCGTCGCTGGCCTTTGACACGATCTATGCCGAGGGGCAGCGCCGCTATGTGGAATCGCTGAGCGCCTATGCGCGGCAGTTCCTGGACATGATGGAAAAGCCCGATGTGGATCATATCAGCGGGCTTTCCCCGGCGATTTCCATCGAGCAGAAGACGACCAGCAAGAACCCGCGGTCCACTGTCGGTACGGTGACCGAGATTTATGACTATCTGCGGTTGTTGTTTGCGCGGGTCGGCACGCCCTACAGCCCCGCCACCGGCATGCCCATCGAGGCGCAGCAGGTGCAGGACATGGTTGACCGGGTCATGGCGCTGGAGGAGGGCACGCGTGCCTATCTGCTGGCGCCCATCGTGCGCGACCGCAAAGGCGAATACCGCAAGGAATTCCTGGAGTTGCGCAAGCAGGGGTTCCAGCGGGTCAAGGTGGATGGCGAACTCCACGAATTGGACAACCCGCCGACGCTGGACAAGAAATTCCGCCATGACATCGACGTGGTCGTCGATCGGATCGTCGTACGCGAAGGGATGGAAACGCGGTTGGCGGACAGTTTCCGCACGGCGCTGGACCTGGCGGACGGCATCGCCATTCTGGAAACCGCGCCGAAGGAAGGTGACCCCGAGCGCCTGACATTCAGTGAGAATTTTGCCTGTCCTGTGTCTGGCTTTACCATCCCCGAGATCGAGCCGCGCCTGTTTTCCTTCAACGCGCCCTTTGGGGCCTGTCCCGATTGTGACGGGCTGGGGGTCGAGCTGTTCTTTGATGAACGGCTGGTGGTGCCCGACCAGACATTGAAAATCTCTGACGGGGCGCTGGCACCCTGGCGCAAGGGCAAAAGCCCCTATTTCCTGCAGACCATCGACGCCATCGCCAAGCATTACGAGTTCGACAAGAAGGCCCGTTGGAAGGATCTTCCGGCGCATGTGCAGCAGGTGTTCCTGTACGGGTCGGGCGACGAGGAAATCCAGTTCCGCTATGACGAGGGCGGGCGGGTCTATCAGGTGTCGCGGGCCTTTGAAGGGGTCATTCCCAACATGGAGCGGCGCTATCGCGAGACGGATTCGAACTGGATTCGCGAAGAGTTCGAGCGCTATCAGAACAACCGGTCCTGCGGGACCTGCGGGGGCTATCGCCTGCGCGAAGAGGCGCTTGCCGTCAAGATCGGGCCATCGGGCGACAAGGACAAGCTGCTGCATGTGGGGCAGGTGGTCCAGATGTCGATCCGCGAAGCCTTTGAGTGGTGCGGCAGCGTGCCGGGCGACCTGACCAAGCAGAAGAATGAAATCGCGCGGGCAATCCTGAAGGAAATCCGCGAGAGGCTGGGGTTCCTCAACAACGTCGGGTTGGAATACCTGACGCTGTCGCGCAATGCCGGCACCCTGTCAGGCGGCGAAAGCCAGCGGATTCGGCTGGCCAGCCAGATCGGCAGCGGTTTGACCGGGGTGCTTTACGTGCTGGATGAACCCTCGATCGGATTGCACCAGCGCGACAACTCGCGCCTTTTGGACACGCTGAAAAACCTGCGCGATCAGGGCAATACGGTGATCGTGGTCGAACACGACGAAGAGGCGATACGCGAGGCGGATTATGTCTTTGACATCGGGCCGGGGGCCGGGGTGCATGGCGGGCAGGTGGTGGCCAAGGGCACGCCCGCGGAAATCATTGCCGATCCAGCCAGCCTGACCGGGCAATACCTGTCGGGCGCCCGCGAGATTGCCGTGCCAAGCGAACGGCGCAAGGGCAACAAGAAGCAGATCAAGGTGGTCAAGGCGACGGGCAACAACCTGCGCGAGGTGACAGCCGAATTCCCGCTGGCGAAATTCGTCTGCGTTACCGGCGTGTCGGGCGGGGGCAAATCGACCCTGACGATCGAAACCCTGTTCAAGACCGCCAGCATGGCGCTGAACGGGGCGCGCCAGACGCCCGCGCCCTGCGAGACGATCAAGGGGCTGGAGCATCTCGACAAGGTGATCGACATCGACCAGCGGCCCATCGGGCGCACGCCCCGGTCGAACCCGGCGACCTATACCGGGGCCTTCACCCCGATCCGCGACTGGTTCGCCGGTCTGCCCGAGGCGAAGGCGCGCGGCTACAAGCCCGGGCGGTTTTCGTTCAACGTCAAGGGCGGCCGCTGCGAGGCCTGTCAGGGCGACGGTGTGATCAAGATCGAGATGCATTTCCTGCCCGACGTCTATGTTGAATGCGAGACCTGCAAGGGCAAGCGCTATAACCGCGAAACCCTGGAAATTCGCTTTAAAGGCAAGAGTATAGCGGACGTTCTTGATATGACGGTTGAAGAGGCGCAAGAGTTCTTCAAGGCGGTGCCCAGCATCCGCGACAAGATGGATGCGCTGATGCGCGTGGGCCTTGGTTATATCAAGGTGGGCCAGCAGGCGACGACCCTGTCAGGCGGCGAGGCGCAGCGAGTCAAGCTGTCGAAGGAACTGGCGAAACGGTCCACCGGGCGGACCCTGTATATCCTGGATGAACCCACCACGGGCCTGCATTTCGAAGACGTGCGCAAGCTGCTTGAGGTGCTGCACGAACTGGTGGATCAGGGCAATTCGGTCGTGGTGATCGAACATAACCTCGACGTGATCAAGACCGCCGACTGGCTGATCGACATCGGCCCCGAAGGTGGCGATGGCGGTGGCGAGATCGTGGCCGTGGGTACCCCAGAACAGGTGGCGCAGGTCGAACGCAGCCACACCGGGCGCTACCTGAAACCAATGCTGGATGCCCGCAAGGTGGCCGCCGAATAA
- the mmsB gene encoding 3-hydroxyisobutyrate dehydrogenase, which produces MKIGFIGLGNMGAPMAANLIAAGHQVTGFDVAGVTVEGAAQATSAAEAAKGADVVITMLPNGAILRSVADDIIPAMQPGAVLLDCSTVDVESARAVAAQAAGAGLGALDAPVSGGIGGASAGTLTFMVGGSDDAFAKAKPLFDIMGQKAVHCGPSGNGQAAKICNNMILGVTMIATCEAFALADKLGLSREAMFDVVSTSSGYSWSMNAYCPAPGVGPKSPADNGYVPGFAADLMLKDLRLSQQAAEAADADTPMGKAAMDLYQSFVEDEDGKGRDFSAMLPRFEKRGRG; this is translated from the coding sequence ATGAAAATCGGATTTATCGGACTGGGCAACATGGGCGCGCCGATGGCCGCCAACCTGATCGCCGCAGGGCATCAGGTGACAGGCTTTGACGTGGCGGGCGTCACGGTCGAGGGCGCGGCGCAGGCCACCAGCGCCGCCGAGGCCGCCAAGGGCGCCGACGTGGTCATCACCATGCTGCCCAATGGTGCCATCCTGCGCAGCGTCGCCGATGACATCATCCCGGCGATGCAGCCCGGTGCGGTGCTGCTGGATTGCTCTACCGTCGACGTCGAAAGCGCCCGCGCCGTGGCCGCGCAGGCGGCCGGCGCGGGCCTTGGCGCGCTGGATGCCCCGGTGTCGGGCGGCATCGGCGGGGCCAGCGCCGGCACGCTGACCTTCATGGTCGGCGGCAGCGACGACGCCTTTGCCAAGGCCAAGCCGCTTTTCGACATCATGGGCCAGAAGGCCGTGCATTGCGGCCCCTCGGGCAATGGCCAGGCTGCCAAGATCTGCAACAACATGATCCTTGGCGTCACCATGATCGCCACCTGCGAAGCCTTTGCCCTGGCCGACAAGCTGGGCCTGTCGCGCGAGGCGATGTTCGACGTGGTCAGCACCTCGTCGGGCTATTCGTGGTCGATGAATGCCTATTGCCCCGCGCCGGGCGTCGGCCCCAAGTCCCCCGCCGACAACGGTTATGTCCCCGGCTTTGCCGCCGATCTGATGCTCAAGGACCTGCGCCTGTCGCAACAGGCCGCCGAGGCCGCCGATGCCGACACCCCCATGGGCAAGGCCGCGATGGACCTGTACCAAAGCTTTGTCGAGGATGAGGATGGCAAGGGCCGCGATTTCAGCGCCATGCTGCCGCGGTTCGAAAAGCGCGGGCGTGGCTAA
- a CDS encoding Crp/Fnr family transcriptional regulator, producing the protein MTQPPIPGWSTQAPGLSDLSPDSRRRLDALAPMTVPKGTALFHPGDAVQGFVIVLDGRVDVFLTGPTGRDILLYAVEPGQSCVQSTLGLLGGEDYSGEALTRSDSRLVLIPRALFLTLMDSDAQFRSFVFHAFAQRLQSMMHLLEKVAFTRVEARLAQCLLDRAEGGVVHATHAELAVMIGSAREVVSRRLDALARRGIVAQERGQVVLRDADALRDLAQSDS; encoded by the coding sequence ATGACACAGCCCCCCATCCCCGGTTGGAGCACGCAGGCCCCGGGCCTGTCCGATCTGTCCCCCGACAGCCGCCGCCGGCTTGACGCGCTGGCGCCCATGACCGTGCCCAAGGGCACCGCGCTGTTCCATCCCGGCGACGCGGTGCAGGGTTTTGTCATCGTGCTGGATGGCCGGGTCGATGTTTTCCTGACCGGCCCCACCGGCCGCGACATCCTGCTTTACGCGGTCGAGCCGGGGCAAAGCTGTGTGCAATCCACCCTTGGCCTGCTGGGCGGCGAGGATTACTCGGGCGAGGCCCTGACCCGCAGCGACAGCCGCCTTGTGCTGATCCCGCGCGCTCTGTTCCTGACCTTGATGGACAGCGACGCGCAGTTCCGCAGCTTTGTCTTTCACGCCTTCGCGCAGCGCCTGCAAAGCATGATGCATCTGCTTGAAAAGGTGGCTTTTACCCGGGTCGAGGCCCGTTTGGCGCAATGCCTGTTGGACCGCGCCGAAGGCGGTGTCGTGCATGCCACCCATGCCGAGCTGGCCGTGATGATCGGATCCGCGCGCGAGGTCGTGTCGCGACGGCTGGATGCGCTGGCGCGGCGCGGGATCGTGGCGCAGGAACGTGGTCAGGTGGTGCTGCGCGATGCCGACGCGCTACGCGATCTGGCGCAAAGCGACAGCTAG
- a CDS encoding ABC transporter ATP-binding protein, whose amino-acid sequence MANLKLTGIEKTYGGTVNVLKDINLEIEQGELIVFVGPSGCGKSTLLRMIAGLEKITGGTLEIDGQVVNDVPPAQRGIAMVFQSYALYPHMTVRDNMSFALKLAKKSKAEIDEAVMRAAKMLQLEDYLDRLPKALSGGQRQRVAIGRSLVRDPKVYLFDEPLSNLDAALRVATRIEIAQLKEQMPDRTMIYVTHDQVEAMTLATRIVVLANKGIAQVGSPLDLYERPNSEFVAQFIGSPSMNLLPGEVIATGAQTRVRLERGGEVLSHYPTRDEDMGLKVNVGVRPEDMVETDGEAYVYAGKVDFTEALGEVTLLYLQPENSHDPIIAKLPGIHRDTRGTEVKLGVAPEKVHLFANGVSLLYR is encoded by the coding sequence ATGGCCAATCTGAAGCTGACCGGGATCGAAAAGACCTATGGCGGCACGGTCAACGTGCTCAAGGACATCAACCTTGAGATCGAACAGGGCGAGCTGATCGTCTTTGTCGGCCCGTCGGGCTGTGGCAAATCCACCTTGCTGCGGATGATCGCGGGGCTGGAAAAGATCACCGGCGGTACGCTGGAGATCGACGGGCAGGTGGTCAACGACGTGCCCCCCGCGCAGCGCGGCATCGCCATGGTGTTCCAGTCCTATGCGCTGTATCCGCACATGACGGTGCGCGACAACATGAGCTTTGCCCTGAAGCTGGCGAAAAAGTCCAAGGCCGAGATCGACGAGGCGGTGATGCGCGCCGCCAAGATGCTGCAGCTCGAGGATTACCTGGACCGCCTGCCCAAGGCGCTGTCCGGTGGGCAGCGGCAGCGGGTGGCGATTGGCCGGTCGCTGGTGCGCGACCCCAAGGTCTATCTGTTCGACGAGCCGCTTTCCAACCTGGACGCGGCGCTGCGCGTGGCGACGCGGATCGAGATCGCGCAGCTGAAAGAACAGATGCCCGACCGCACGATGATCTATGTGACGCACGACCAGGTCGAGGCGATGACGCTGGCCACCCGTATCGTGGTGCTGGCCAACAAGGGGATCGCGCAGGTCGGATCGCCGCTGGATCTGTACGAGCGGCCGAACTCGGAGTTTGTCGCGCAGTTTATCGGGTCACCTTCGATGAACCTGCTGCCGGGCGAGGTGATCGCCACGGGCGCGCAGACCCGGGTCAGGCTGGAGCGGGGCGGCGAGGTGCTGTCGCATTACCCGACGCGGGACGAAGACATGGGGCTTAAGGTCAATGTCGGGGTACGCCCCGAGGACATGGTTGAAACCGATGGCGAGGCCTATGTCTATGCCGGCAAGGTGGATTTCACCGAAGCCCTGGGCGAGGTCACGCTTCTGTATCTGCAGCCGGAGAATTCCCACGACCCGATCATCGCCAAGCTGCCGGGTATTCACCGCGACACGCGCGGCACCGAGGTGAAGCTGGGGGTTGCACCGGAAAAGGTGCACCTGTTCGCCAACGGGGTGTCGCTGCTGTATCGCTGA
- a CDS encoding rhodanese-like domain-containing protein, producing MFAFLQNAVSGGTMTPAEAITRSAANEVVLIDIRDPMEIRASGKAKGALEIPSSTLAMRADPRSPECLPELKQGKPIAVYCASGARSSMARMMLKRMGHDEVHNIGGLVHWQQAGGEITR from the coding sequence ATGTTTGCTTTTCTTCAAAACGCCGTCAGCGGTGGCACCATGACCCCGGCCGAGGCGATCACCCGCAGCGCCGCAAACGAAGTGGTGCTGATCGACATCCGCGACCCGATGGAAATCCGCGCCAGCGGCAAGGCCAAGGGCGCGCTCGAAATCCCTTCGTCCACGCTGGCGATGCGCGCCGACCCGCGCAGCCCCGAATGCCTGCCCGAACTCAAACAGGGCAAACCCATCGCGGTCTACTGCGCGTCCGGCGCACGGTCCTCCATGGCCAGGATGATGCTCAAACGCATGGGCCACGACGAGGTTCACAATATCGGCGGTCTCGTCCACTGGCAGCAGGCCGGCGGCGAAATCACCCGCTAG